One Echinicola strongylocentroti DNA window includes the following coding sequences:
- a CDS encoding biotin--[acetyl-CoA-carboxylase] ligase, with translation MHKILANTVFLGKDIIYMTECHSTNDIASAKIKDGTVKEGSIVLTDKQTKGRGQRGNRWYSEPGKNLTFSLVLAPVFLSPGAQFDLNRMISKAVKDALNRYADGIMVKWPNDIVHTTQGKLGGILIENSLTQSRIETSVVGIGLNLNQVDFALPGPVSLAVLSGRQVDKWELLNEILVEIEKRYIQVKKGRVDKLREEYWQDLYLREEWATYEDASGIYEGMITGITPEGRLIIKKKDGKVNQYAFKEVKFL, from the coding sequence ATGCATAAAATCCTTGCCAATACTGTTTTTCTGGGTAAAGATATCATTTACATGACAGAGTGTCACTCTACTAATGATATAGCCTCTGCCAAAATCAAAGATGGTACCGTAAAGGAAGGCAGTATTGTCCTTACGGATAAGCAAACGAAAGGTCGAGGACAGCGGGGGAACAGGTGGTACAGTGAGCCTGGTAAAAACCTTACTTTTTCACTGGTATTGGCGCCCGTTTTCCTTTCTCCTGGGGCTCAGTTTGATTTGAACAGGATGATCTCAAAGGCGGTGAAAGATGCTCTGAACCGGTATGCAGACGGGATAATGGTAAAATGGCCCAATGACATTGTCCATACCACCCAGGGCAAACTTGGTGGTATCCTGATAGAAAACAGCCTGACACAATCGCGCATAGAAACATCGGTGGTGGGAATAGGTCTAAACCTCAACCAAGTGGATTTTGCCCTTCCTGGCCCTGTCTCCTTAGCCGTTTTGTCAGGTCGTCAGGTGGATAAATGGGAATTGCTGAATGAGATCCTCGTGGAAATCGAAAAACGCTATATCCAAGTAAAGAAAGGGAGAGTGGATAAATTGAGAGAAGAGTATTGGCAGGATCTCTATCTCCGTGAAGAATGGGCCACTTATGAAGATGCCAGCGGAATTTACGAAGGAATGATCACCGGAATTACCCCGGAGGGGAGGTTGATCATCAAGAAAAAGGACGGAAAAGTAAACCAATATGCATTTAAGGAGGTTAAATTTCTGTGA
- the ahcY gene encoding adenosylhomocysteinase, which yields MSETKSKYVKYKVKDISLADWGRKEIRLAEAEMPGLMALRAEYGASKPLQGARIAGCLHMTIQTAVLIETLVELGAEVTWSSCNIFSTQDHAAAAIAAAGIPVYAWKGMNEEEFDWCIEQTLFFGEDKEPLNMILDDGGDLTNMVLDRFPELVKDIKGVSEETTTGVHRLYERMKNGTLPMPAINVNDSVTKSKFDNKYGCKESLVDAIRRATDVMLAGKVAVVAGYGDVGKGSAASLRGAGARVIVTEIDPICALQASMDGFEVKKMINAAAEADIVVTATGNKDIITGEHFKVMKDKAIVCNIGHFDNEIDVAWLNENFGDTKDEIKPQVDIYNVNGNDIILLAEGRLVNLGCATGHPSFVMSNSFTNQTLAQMELWGNTDQYENKVYVLPKHLDEKVAALHLGKLSVELDELTEDQANYIGVEVAGPFKPDYYRY from the coding sequence ATGTCAGAAACTAAATCAAAGTACGTCAAGTATAAAGTAAAAGATATTTCTTTGGCCGATTGGGGGCGCAAGGAAATCAGATTGGCTGAAGCAGAGATGCCAGGTTTGATGGCATTGAGAGCCGAGTATGGAGCATCCAAGCCGCTGCAAGGTGCCAGAATAGCAGGTTGTCTCCACATGACCATCCAGACTGCCGTGTTGATCGAGACATTGGTGGAGCTTGGGGCTGAGGTGACTTGGTCTTCTTGTAATATCTTTTCCACGCAGGACCATGCTGCCGCAGCCATTGCTGCTGCTGGCATTCCGGTTTATGCATGGAAAGGAATGAATGAAGAAGAGTTTGACTGGTGTATTGAGCAGACCTTGTTTTTTGGTGAAGATAAGGAGCCTTTGAACATGATCCTGGATGATGGTGGAGATTTGACCAATATGGTATTGGACAGATTCCCTGAGTTGGTCAAGGATATCAAAGGTGTTTCGGAAGAAACCACCACTGGTGTGCATAGGCTTTACGAACGGATGAAAAATGGTACCCTTCCTATGCCGGCCATCAACGTCAACGATTCGGTGACCAAGTCAAAATTTGACAATAAATATGGCTGTAAGGAGTCATTGGTAGATGCCATCAGAAGAGCTACTGATGTGATGCTTGCAGGAAAAGTAGCAGTGGTAGCCGGATATGGGGATGTAGGAAAAGGTTCTGCAGCTTCCTTAAGAGGTGCTGGCGCTAGGGTGATCGTGACCGAAATCGATCCTATCTGTGCCCTTCAGGCGTCCATGGATGGTTTTGAAGTCAAGAAAATGATCAACGCTGCTGCTGAAGCAGATATCGTGGTGACCGCTACCGGTAATAAGGACATTATCACTGGCGAGCATTTCAAAGTGATGAAGGACAAAGCCATCGTTTGTAACATCGGACACTTCGATAACGAAATCGATGTGGCTTGGCTAAACGAAAACTTCGGTGACACCAAAGACGAAATCAAACCCCAGGTGGACATCTATAATGTCAATGGCAATGATATCATCCTATTGGCAGAAGGAAGATTGGTGAACTTGGGCTGTGCCACTGGGCACCCATCATTCGTCATGTCCAACTCATTTACCAATCAGACATTGGCACAAATGGAGCTTTGGGGGAATACCGATCAGTACGAAAACAAAGTGTATGTGCTTCCTAAGCACCTTGATGAAAAGGTAGCCGCATTGCACCTAGGCAAACTAAGTGTGGAGCTGGATGAGCTTACCGAAGACCAAGCCAACTACATTGGTGTGGAAGTAGCTGGTCCATTCAAGCCTGATTATTACAGGTATTAA
- a CDS encoding UDP-2,3-diacylglucosamine diphosphatase, with protein sequence MNIQLTSGKKVYFASDFHLGAPDHLTSKKREDKIIRWLDHIEDTAEAIFLVGDIFDFWFEYDKVIPKGYIKFISKISQLKDKGIPVIFFTGNHDLWMNDYFTQELDIPVFHHPITLEIGEKKFLIGHGDGLGPGDNNYKLLKKIFTNKFCQGLFRWLHPDIGIWIAQKWSGSSRISNQAKNEDTFKGSDEWLWQYCKDVEQKMHFDYYIFGHRHLPLALEVGKNSMYYNLGEWVSQYTFGVFDGEKFELSVFEE encoded by the coding sequence ATGAACATCCAACTTACATCCGGCAAAAAGGTCTATTTCGCTTCCGACTTTCATCTTGGGGCTCCAGATCACCTTACCAGTAAAAAGCGAGAAGATAAAATCATCCGCTGGCTGGACCATATAGAAGACACTGCAGAAGCTATTTTCTTGGTCGGAGACATTTTTGATTTTTGGTTTGAGTATGACAAGGTCATTCCCAAGGGCTATATCAAATTTATCAGCAAAATTTCCCAACTAAAAGACAAAGGCATTCCTGTTATTTTCTTTACAGGCAACCATGACTTGTGGATGAATGATTACTTCACCCAAGAGCTGGACATACCCGTTTTTCATCATCCTATCACCTTGGAAATAGGCGAAAAAAAATTCTTAATAGGCCATGGGGATGGACTCGGACCTGGGGACAACAACTATAAATTGCTAAAAAAAATCTTCACCAATAAATTTTGCCAAGGCCTTTTCAGATGGCTGCATCCTGATATCGGTATCTGGATAGCTCAAAAATGGTCAGGAAGTAGCCGTATCAGCAATCAGGCCAAAAATGAAGACACCTTTAAAGGTAGCGATGAATGGCTCTGGCAATATTGTAAGGACGTGGAGCAAAAGATGCATTTTGACTATTACATTTTTGGCCACCGCCATTTGCCATTGGCACTGGAAGTCGGAAAAAACTCCATGTATTATAATCTTGGTGAATGGGTAAGCCAATACACATTTGGTGTTTTTGATGGGGAAAAATTTGAACTTTCAGTTTTTGAAGAATGA
- a CDS encoding HYC_CC_PP family protein has product MRKLVQIVLLIIYFCFNAGMSYSMHYCGEELARINFFAEEKNCCPDGDEMPGCCDDVPKTELQNSDQSLAKLVDMHFYNASLLPLPDLMSEILVCLAQQTEKYPTIRLQSEAPPSLVPIHIKHQTFLI; this is encoded by the coding sequence ATGCGAAAACTTGTCCAAATAGTGCTGTTGATAATTTATTTCTGCTTCAATGCGGGGATGAGTTATTCCATGCATTATTGTGGAGAAGAGCTGGCAAGGATCAATTTTTTTGCAGAAGAAAAAAACTGCTGCCCGGATGGGGATGAAATGCCTGGTTGTTGTGACGATGTCCCGAAAACAGAGCTCCAGAATTCAGATCAAAGCCTGGCCAAATTGGTGGATATGCATTTTTACAATGCCTCCTTATTGCCATTACCTGACTTGATGTCAGAGATTTTGGTGTGTTTGGCCCAGCAAACTGAAAAATATCCCACCATCCGCCTCCAGAGTGAAGCGCCACCGTCGCTGGTTCCCATACATATCAAGCACCAAACTTTTTTGATTTAG
- a CDS encoding CPXCG motif-containing cysteine-rich protein, with protein MLTKEHHFSCPHCLAPISMVLDLSVSPQQYIEDCEVCCRPIDVHFEAEGDIITYFLANPVEQ; from the coding sequence ATGCTGACCAAAGAACATCATTTTAGTTGCCCCCATTGTCTTGCTCCTATTTCGATGGTTTTGGACCTGAGTGTAAGTCCACAACAGTACATAGAAGATTGCGAAGTATGTTGTAGGCCTATTGACGTACATTTTGAAGCGGAGGGTGATATAATTACCTATTTTTTAGCAAACCCTGTAGAACAATAA
- the ftsH gene encoding ATP-dependent zinc metalloprotease FtsH → MSDKNKNKKFIPKPPQKPNFQLWLIVTAVIVLIGITWFNQRSAMIDVTMKRFEEMVLSNDVKNVEVIYNQNYVEVTLKEGALQNQRYKDELESQNPFFNPTGPHYKVTVASVDKFIEDFETLEAKLPEEDQIGYKTRAEESWGNWFGSFGFLLLVFFLFWIMMRRMAGPSGPGGQIFNVGKSKAQLFDAENKVKITFGNVAGLDEAKEEVQEIVEFLKNPSKFTKLGGKIPKGALLVGPPGTGKTLLAKAVAGEAGVPFFTLSGSDFVEMFVGVGAARVRDLFKQAKEKAPCIIFIDEIDAIGRSRGKGQMPGSNDERENTLNSLLVEMDGFGTDTGVIVLAATNRPDVLDSALLRPGRFDRQISIDKPDIVGREAIFKVHLAPIKTNSDIDPKKLAAQTPGFAGAEIANVCNEAALIAARKNKTAVDMEDFQDAVDRVIGGLEKKNKIISPEEKQIVAYHEAGHAVAGWFLEHADPLVKVSIVPRGIAALGYAQYLPKEQFLYQTEQLIDEMCMTLGGRAAEEIIFSKISTGALSDLERVTKMAYSIVSIYGMNDKIGNVSFYDSKGSEYKFDKPYSEATAETIDEEVRKLISFAYDRTKQLLNQRKPELEKLAQELLEKEIIFQSDLEKLIGKRPFDKETTYEAFTKKVDDKKDSKNEDTTGNSNSKSGPSDIEESLSEKKE, encoded by the coding sequence ATGAGTGATAAAAACAAAAATAAAAAGTTCATTCCCAAACCTCCCCAAAAGCCCAATTTCCAGCTGTGGCTGATTGTCACTGCGGTGATTGTGCTGATAGGCATCACATGGTTTAACCAACGCAGTGCCATGATCGATGTCACCATGAAGCGGTTTGAGGAAATGGTACTGAGTAACGATGTCAAAAATGTAGAGGTGATCTACAATCAAAACTATGTAGAAGTCACCCTCAAAGAAGGAGCATTACAAAACCAACGATACAAGGACGAACTGGAGTCCCAAAACCCCTTCTTCAACCCTACAGGGCCGCATTACAAAGTCACTGTAGCATCGGTTGACAAGTTTATCGAAGATTTTGAAACCCTGGAAGCCAAGCTTCCCGAAGAAGACCAGATCGGTTACAAGACAAGGGCGGAAGAAAGCTGGGGCAACTGGTTTGGAAGTTTTGGATTCTTGTTGTTGGTATTCTTCCTATTCTGGATCATGATGAGAAGAATGGCAGGCCCAAGTGGACCGGGCGGACAAATCTTCAATGTCGGAAAGTCCAAAGCCCAGTTGTTTGACGCTGAAAACAAGGTGAAGATCACTTTTGGCAATGTGGCAGGCTTAGATGAGGCAAAAGAAGAAGTACAGGAAATCGTAGAATTTCTAAAAAACCCATCCAAATTCACCAAATTGGGTGGTAAGATTCCTAAAGGAGCTCTATTGGTAGGCCCTCCCGGTACCGGTAAAACCCTCTTGGCAAAAGCCGTAGCAGGTGAAGCAGGCGTACCATTCTTTACGTTATCAGGTTCTGATTTCGTGGAAATGTTCGTCGGTGTAGGTGCAGCAAGGGTCCGTGACCTCTTTAAGCAAGCCAAAGAAAAAGCTCCTTGTATCATCTTTATTGATGAAATAGATGCCATCGGTAGATCACGTGGAAAAGGCCAAATGCCCGGCTCCAATGACGAGCGCGAAAACACGCTAAACTCGCTTTTGGTAGAGATGGATGGCTTTGGCACCGACACAGGCGTCATTGTATTGGCAGCAACCAACCGTCCTGATGTATTGGACAGTGCATTGCTAAGACCTGGACGATTTGACCGTCAGATCAGTATTGACAAGCCGGATATAGTAGGACGAGAAGCTATTTTCAAGGTTCACTTAGCACCTATCAAGACCAATTCAGACATAGACCCCAAAAAGCTGGCTGCGCAAACACCAGGCTTTGCAGGAGCTGAAATAGCCAATGTATGTAACGAAGCGGCCCTGATCGCTGCCCGTAAAAACAAAACAGCTGTGGACATGGAAGACTTCCAAGATGCCGTGGACCGTGTCATCGGAGGACTGGAGAAAAAGAACAAGATAATTTCTCCGGAGGAAAAACAAATCGTGGCTTATCACGAAGCAGGCCACGCCGTAGCAGGGTGGTTCTTGGAGCATGCAGATCCGCTGGTAAAAGTAAGTATCGTACCACGCGGGATTGCAGCCTTGGGTTATGCCCAATACCTTCCAAAGGAGCAATTCCTCTATCAAACAGAGCAGCTTATCGATGAGATGTGCATGACCCTAGGAGGCCGTGCGGCTGAAGAAATCATCTTTAGCAAAATATCCACTGGTGCACTTAGTGACCTGGAAAGGGTCACCAAAATGGCCTATAGCATCGTTTCTATTTATGGGATGAATGATAAAATCGGTAACGTGTCTTTCTATGACAGCAAAGGCAGCGAGTATAAATTCGACAAGCCCTACTCAGAAGCTACCGCAGAGACAATCGATGAAGAGGTGAGGAAGCTGATCAGCTTCGCCTATGACAGGACTAAGCAACTCCTCAATCAACGAAAACCTGAACTGGAGAAATTGGCCCAAGAGTTATTGGAAAAAGAAATCATCTTCCAGTCCGATTTGGAAAAGCTGATTGGCAAGCGTCCTTTTGATAAGGAAACCACCTATGAGGCCTTCACCAAAAAAGTGGACGACAAGAAAGACAGTAAAAATGAAGACACCACTGGTAATTCCAACTCCAAGAGCGGACCTTCAGATATCGAAGAAAGCCTTAGTGAGAAAAAAGAATAA
- a CDS encoding SDR family oxidoreductase, whose amino-acid sequence MSYLNGMLKPDALEGKNILITGGGTGLGRSMGKYFLELGANLIITSRKLDVLQEAAKELESEVGRGKVIPLACDIRAVEQVEAMFESAVEQLGHIDVVVNNAAGNFISPTERLSANAFHTVIDIVLKGSVNVTMTAGKHWIDRKQPGTFLNIVTTYAWTGSGYVVPSATAKAGVLAMTRSLAVEWAKYDLRFNAIAPGPFPTEGAWSRLLPGELAEKFDPAKRIPLKRVGEHQELANLAAYLVSDFSAYVNGEVITIDGGEWLNGAGQFSHLDQIPEKLWDQMEAMRKKK is encoded by the coding sequence ATGTCATATCTAAACGGAATGCTCAAACCGGATGCCCTGGAAGGAAAAAATATCCTGATCACCGGTGGCGGGACAGGGTTGGGAAGGTCCATGGGGAAATACTTCCTAGAGCTTGGTGCCAACTTGATCATTACCAGCAGAAAGCTGGATGTCCTCCAGGAAGCAGCCAAGGAACTGGAATCAGAAGTCGGAAGAGGAAAGGTCATTCCGTTGGCCTGTGATATAAGAGCGGTGGAGCAGGTGGAGGCCATGTTTGAAAGCGCCGTGGAGCAGCTGGGGCATATCGATGTGGTAGTAAACAATGCCGCTGGAAACTTTATCAGTCCTACCGAGCGGCTTTCAGCCAATGCCTTCCATACGGTCATCGACATCGTGCTCAAGGGTTCGGTAAATGTAACCATGACAGCGGGTAAGCATTGGATCGACAGGAAGCAACCCGGGACTTTTTTGAACATCGTGACCACCTATGCTTGGACAGGCTCTGGATACGTGGTGCCCAGTGCCACGGCCAAAGCTGGTGTACTTGCGATGACCCGTTCGCTGGCGGTGGAATGGGCCAAATACGACCTCCGCTTCAATGCGATCGCTCCCGGGCCGTTTCCTACAGAGGGAGCCTGGAGTCGTTTGCTGCCGGGGGAGTTGGCTGAGAAATTTGATCCTGCCAAAAGAATTCCGCTGAAAAGGGTCGGAGAGCACCAGGAGCTAGCCAATTTGGCGGCTTATTTGGTGTCCGATTTTTCTGCATATGTGAATGGAGAGGTGATCACCATTGATGGTGGTGAGTGGTTAAACGGCGCAGGACAGTTCAGCCATCTGGATCAGATACCAGAAAAGTTATGGGACCAAATGGAGGCCATGCGTAAAAAGAAGTAA
- a CDS encoding T9SS type A sorting domain-containing protein, translating into MRKHLPSKLLHIVFLAIGLWVLPGTYGKFYAQNFLKKSENNITFPKNLNKPDVDFNLKSTGAKKFKIILEDNIQNNTSVKIFDIIGNLIMEDTIVPKDGKQKSYDFSHINSELFVVEVGNSKYNKTKSIYANPQGVKKQDTASTKVTSDHKGDSTLEK; encoded by the coding sequence ATGAGAAAACATTTACCAAGTAAGCTTTTACATATTGTTTTTCTGGCCATTGGCCTATGGGTACTTCCCGGTACTTATGGAAAATTCTATGCCCAGAATTTCCTCAAAAAATCGGAAAACAATATCACATTCCCGAAAAACCTGAATAAGCCCGATGTAGATTTTAACTTAAAATCCACAGGCGCCAAAAAATTCAAGATCATCCTAGAGGACAATATCCAGAATAACACTTCGGTAAAAATATTTGACATTATCGGGAATTTGATCATGGAAGACACAATCGTTCCCAAAGACGGGAAACAGAAATCGTATGATTTTTCCCATATCAACAGTGAGTTATTTGTGGTGGAAGTAGGCAATTCCAAGTACAATAAAACCAAGAGCATCTACGCCAACCCACAGGGTGTCAAAAAGCAAGACACGGCCAGCACCAAGGTAACTTCTGATCACAAAGGGGACAGCACACTGGAAAAATAA
- the rsfS gene encoding ribosome silencing factor gives MTAEELSKIIVKGMEDKKASDIVVMDLREINNSVSDFFVICSGSSDKQIEAISDAVEEEVYKSHKEKPWRNEGKSTNQWVLVDFIDVVAHIFLKDKRNFYGLEELWGDAKITEIS, from the coding sequence ATGACAGCAGAAGAGCTGAGTAAAATAATCGTAAAAGGAATGGAAGATAAAAAAGCTTCCGATATAGTGGTGATGGATTTGCGGGAAATTAACAATTCTGTTTCTGATTTTTTTGTGATTTGTTCTGGCTCATCTGACAAACAAATCGAGGCGATATCTGATGCCGTAGAAGAAGAAGTTTACAAATCCCATAAAGAAAAACCTTGGAGAAATGAAGGAAAAAGCACCAATCAATGGGTCTTGGTGGACTTTATTGATGTGGTGGCGCATATTTTCTTAAAAGATAAAAGAAATTTTTACGGACTTGAAGAATTATGGGGTGATGCCAAAATCACCGAAATAAGTTAA